The sequence CGGATCGAGACGACGACCGTGGGCGCCGCCGCGCACACCCTCGCGACGCTCGTGGACGAGTCCACGGCGTACGGGGACGGCGGGGTGCGCGCCCCGGCGCTGCGGCTGCTCATCGGCTCGCGCATCGCGGACCTGTCCGGGGTGCTCGACCCGCGGCCGCTGCTCGCCCTGGCCCGTACCGAACTGGAGGGGCGCCCGGCGGACGAGCGGGTCGTGGCCCTCGTGGAGGAGCGCTCATGAGCACCCTGACCGAAGCCGCCGAGTCCGCGGCGGATCTCGCGGCCGTGGACGACCTCGCGTACGGGGCCCGTTTCCTCGCCTCGCTGCCGCTGCACGCGCACCGCGACCCCGCCGTGCTGCGGCGCTGGGCCGAGGCGGCGGACCGCTTCGGCGCGGACCTCGCGCGCACCCCGGCGCCCGCACCGGCGCACGTCGTGGAGAGCACGGGCGGACTGGAGCGCGGGCTCCTCGCCCGGTACACGTCGCGTCCGCAGGCCGTGGAGCTGTACACCGACGCGATCGCCGCCGCCGAGCGGCTCGTGGCCCGGCTCGGGTGGCGCGCGTGGTTCCCCGCCGGTTCGGTGCGGGCCGCCGCGCTCGCCCACGAGGCCGTGCACGAGCGGCTCCACCACGGTCCCGGGCGGGCCGCGCTCAAGCAGGCCCTCGGACACACCGCGCTGCGTCTGGGGCGGCTGCGCGTGCCCGCGCACGTCGCGGGGGCGGAGGAACTCGCCGCCCACGCCTACGCGCGCACCGTCTGCGGTCTCGGCCGCAGCCCGCTCCTGCTGTCCGCCGCGCTCGCCGCGTCCTACACCGCCGAAGTGCCCGCCCCGGCAGCCTCGGCCAGAGAGAAGTAAGCCATGGGCATCATCATCCTGATCATCATGGCGGCCGGTGTCGCCGCGATGCTCACCCGCAAGCTCCCCACCGCGTTCGCGCTCGTCCTGCTCGGTGTCGTCATCGCGCTCGTCTCGGGCGCGCCGCTCACCGGCAAGAACAGCGTCCTCGACACCGTGCTCCAGGAGGGCGCCCCGGCGCTCGCCGCGACGATGATCGCGATCCTGCTCGGTTCGTGGCTCGGCAAACTGCTCGACGAGACGGGCATCGCCGGGACCCTCGTCCGCAAGATCGTCGAGTTCGGCGGCGACCGGCCCACGATCGTCGCGCTCGGCGTCCTGGTCGTCTCGACGCTCATCGGCACGGTCACCGGGTCCGCGCCCGCCGCGATGCTCGCGGGCATCATCGGCATCCCCGCGATGATCGCGGTCGGCATCCCGAAGGTCACGGCGGCGGGAACGGTCCTCATGGGCATCGCCGCCGGGATGCCGTTCGAGCTGCCGGTGTGGCAGTTCTTCTCCAGCGCGCTCGACATGCCGGTGCACGACGTGCGCCACTTCATGATCCAGCTCTTCCCGTTCGCGCTCTTCGCGGCCGTGATGTTCGTGCTGATCGAGTCGCGGCGCAAGGGCGTCGAGCACGCGTGGGCCTTCCGCACCGAGGCGCCGCGCTCGAAGGCGGCGCGGCGGCGCGCCGAGCTGGGCGACGCGCCGTGGTACGCGCTGCTCACGCCGCTCGTCCCGCTCGTGCTCGCGCTGGGGTTCGACGTCGCGATCATCCCCTCGCTGCTCGCGGGGGTGCTGTACGCGCTCGTGACGACGACGCGGCCCGGCGAGATGAACCGCCGCCTGCTGCGCACGCTGTACAGCGGCTTCGAGGTCGCCGCCGCGCCGATGACGCTGTTCGTCGCGATCGGCATCCTGCTCGCCGCCGTCAAGCTGCCGGGCGCGATCGACGCGCTCGAACCGCTCGTGCGCGCGGTCACGCCGGAGAACCCGGTCCTGTTCGTCGTCGTCTTCGCGCTGCTCGTGCCGCTGTGCCTGTACCGGGGCCCGCTCAACGTGTACGGGCTCGGCGCGGGCATCGCGGGCGTGCTCATCGCGACGGGGATCTACCCGGCGATCGCGGTGCTCGGCATCACGGCCTCGTACAACCAGGTCTTCGGCGTCGCCGACCCGACGAGCACGCAGACGGTGTGGGCCGCGCAGTACGCGGGCGTGAGCCCGCAGCAGGTCATGGTCCGCACGCTGCCGTACGTGTGGTTCGTGGCCCTCGGGGGCTTCGTGGTGACGGCGGCGGTGCACCTGTGAGGGGCCGCTGAGCGGCGGGGCGGGTCGCTTCCTCCCGGGAGCGGCCCGCCCTCCGCGCGCCTCAGGCCGCCGTGTCCCGTACGTACCGCGTGAAGAGGAAGCCGTCCTCCGCCAGGATCGAGGCGGGACGCAGGCGGGCGGGGGTCGTGAGCGCCTGGGGCGCGTGGGCGATACGGCTCGCCTCGCCCGCCGTGAGGAACGGCGAGACGGTGAGGCACAGCTCGTCGACCGTGTCGGCGGCGATGAGCCGGCCGAGCAGGTCGGGGCCGCCCTCGGCGAGCTGGCGGCGCAGGCCGCGCGCGGCCAGCTCGGCGCGCAGGCGGGCGGGTTCCGCGCCCCGGCCGCTCCCCGCGACGACGACCTCCGCGCCCGCCTTGCGCGCCGCCGCGACCCGTTCGGCGGGGGCCTCCGCGCCGGTGAGGACGAGCGTGGGGACGACGGGCTCGGTGAAGAGGGGCAGGGTGAAGTCCAGGTCGAGCGAGGCCGAGACGACGGCGATCGCCGCCGCCGGTGCCTGTCCCCGCTCCGCGCGCGCCGCCGCGAACGCCTCCCGCGCCTTCGCCGGGCGGTACCGCTCGCCGCGCGCTGTTCCGGCACCGACCACCACGACGTCCGCGAGCGCCCGCAGCACCCCGAAGACCCGCATGTCGCCCGGCCCCGAGATGCCCTGCGAGCGCCCGTCGTGGAAGGCGGCCCCGTCGAGCGTCGTGACCATGTTGGCGCGCAGTACACCGGCCTCGGGCAGCGGCTCGGGGTACGCGTAGAGCGCGGCCAGCTCGGCGAGCGGCCACTCGCGGTCGGCGTCGGTCGCGTTCGGTGCCGGGTCGGTCACGGGGAACAGGCGTCGCATACCGGCAGTCTCGCACGGCGCTTACAGTGGGTACTCGTGTCGACCTCCACGCCCATAGCCGAGGCGCAGCCCCTGTCGCTGTGCGCCCGCGAGCCCCGCGTCCCCCCGGAGCGCCTGGTCGCGGAGCTGGTGCCGCCGCCGCGCTTCGACTCGGTCCGCTTCAGCACGTACGTACCCGACCCGCGGCAGCCGAGCCAGGCGGAGGCCGTGCGGGAACTGTCCGCGTTCGCCGCCTCGCTCGACGCGGCCCCGGCCGCCGGGAAGCGCGGATGGTTCGGCCGCAAGGCCCGTACGAGCGCTCCGGCCGCGCCGCGCGGGGTGTATCT comes from Streptomyces sp. Tu6071 and encodes:
- a CDS encoding TRAP transporter large permease subunit, which codes for MGIIILIIMAAGVAAMLTRKLPTAFALVLLGVVIALVSGAPLTGKNSVLDTVLQEGAPALAATMIAILLGSWLGKLLDETGIAGTLVRKIVEFGGDRPTIVALGVLVVSTLIGTVTGSAPAAMLAGIIGIPAMIAVGIPKVTAAGTVLMGIAAGMPFELPVWQFFSSALDMPVHDVRHFMIQLFPFALFAAVMFVLIESRRKGVEHAWAFRTEAPRSKAARRRAELGDAPWYALLTPLVPLVLALGFDVAIIPSLLAGVLYALVTTTRPGEMNRRLLRTLYSGFEVAAAPMTLFVAIGILLAAVKLPGAIDALEPLVRAVTPENPVLFVVVFALLVPLCLYRGPLNVYGLGAGIAGVLIATGIYPAIAVLGITASYNQVFGVADPTSTQTVWAAQYAGVSPQQVMVRTLPYVWFVALGGFVVTAAVHL
- a CDS encoding pyrimidine reductase family protein encodes the protein MRRLFPVTDPAPNATDADREWPLAELAALYAYPEPLPEAGVLRANMVTTLDGAAFHDGRSQGISGPGDMRVFGVLRALADVVVVGAGTARGERYRPAKAREAFAAARAERGQAPAAAIAVVSASLDLDFTLPLFTEPVVPTLVLTGAEAPAERVAAARKAGAEVVVAGSGRGAEPARLRAELAARGLRRQLAEGGPDLLGRLIAADTVDELCLTVSPFLTAGEASRIAHAPQALTTPARLRPASILAEDGFLFTRYVRDTAA